One Candidatus Saccharibacteria bacterium RAAC3_TM7_1 genomic region harbors:
- a CDS encoding DNA repair protein RadA (RAAC3_TM7_1_802): MVKIKTQFVCGNCAATYPKWTGRCENCGEWNTLVEQMVERGASAVAKSATSGRTLAVQTLRDITTEKRTARLLSGFADLDSVLGGGILPGGVTLLAGQPGIGKSTLLLQLAAHVAGSQPVLYASGEESAHQVRLRAERLGAHKSDELSFVASTSADDIAATIRSGAYRLVIIDSIQTLSLEVITSAPGSVSQITNSSNVIIRAAKEAGAAVILVGHVTKEGSIAGPKVLEHLVDVVLQFEGDRYGGFKIVRASKNRFGSTSEAAIFEMYEKGLRIVENPSAALLAERQNADGSVVLATMEGTRPLLVEIQALVNPTSFGYPKRTASGFDLNRLNLLIAVLERRTKLTLSDKDIFINVVGGIRLSDSAADLAVCMAIASAAAERRLDPHTVVFGEVGLGGEIRSVPSTMRRVQEAKKLGFIHAVGPKNAEKVAISTPVTTLRQALIDYLK, from the coding sequence ATGGTAAAGATAAAAACTCAGTTCGTCTGCGGTAACTGCGCGGCTACTTATCCGAAATGGACTGGCCGCTGCGAAAATTGTGGTGAGTGGAACACGCTTGTCGAACAGATGGTGGAGCGTGGCGCTTCGGCAGTTGCAAAAAGCGCCACAAGCGGCCGCACCTTGGCCGTTCAAACGTTGCGCGATATCACTACGGAGAAGCGGACAGCACGCTTGCTGAGCGGGTTTGCTGATCTAGATTCAGTGCTGGGAGGTGGTATTCTTCCCGGTGGAGTGACGTTACTCGCCGGACAGCCTGGAATTGGCAAGAGTACGCTATTGCTGCAGCTGGCCGCGCATGTGGCTGGATCGCAGCCAGTACTCTACGCAAGCGGTGAGGAAAGCGCTCACCAAGTACGCCTGCGTGCCGAGCGCCTTGGTGCACACAAGAGTGATGAATTAAGCTTTGTCGCCAGCACCAGCGCCGATGACATTGCGGCTACGATTCGCAGTGGCGCGTATCGCCTGGTGATTATCGATTCGATCCAGACACTGAGCCTCGAGGTGATTACCAGCGCGCCGGGCAGTGTCAGCCAGATAACTAATAGTAGTAACGTGATTATTCGCGCCGCGAAAGAAGCGGGCGCTGCGGTCATACTAGTTGGTCATGTCACAAAGGAGGGTAGTATCGCCGGACCAAAGGTTCTCGAGCATTTGGTCGATGTCGTATTGCAGTTTGAGGGCGATCGCTACGGCGGATTTAAGATAGTTCGTGCTTCGAAAAATCGTTTTGGGTCGACCAGCGAAGCGGCAATCTTTGAGATGTATGAAAAGGGGCTGAGGATTGTCGAAAACCCGTCGGCGGCACTTCTAGCCGAGCGGCAAAACGCCGATGGCTCTGTGGTACTGGCGACAATGGAAGGGACTAGACCGCTGCTAGTGGAGATCCAGGCGCTTGTAAATCCGACCAGTTTCGGGTATCCTAAACGGACGGCCAGTGGCTTTGATCTTAACCGCCTTAATTTGCTCATCGCCGTGCTCGAACGGCGCACAAAACTGACATTATCGGACAAGGATATCTTCATCAATGTCGTCGGCGGCATTCGTCTCTCAGACTCCGCTGCGGATCTGGCTGTCTGTATGGCGATTGCCAGCGCAGCCGCTGAGCGTCGCCTCGACCCGCATACCGTCGTGTTTGGCGAGGTTGGGTTGGGTGGAGAGATTCGCTCCGTCCCTTCGACGATGCGCCGCGTTCAAGAAGCAAAAAAACTTGGCTTCATCCATGCGGTTGGTCCAAAAAATGCTGAAAAGGTGGCTATCAGCACACCGGTTACAACGCTTCGCCAGGCGTTGATCGATTACTTAAAATAA
- a CDS encoding hypothetical protein (RAAC3_TM7_1_803), with product MSTTRSRPTTITRWLIGFISLGIAGWLWLNHQYVIDLIHYNQYTPSAAVESVASKARLTGDGKFLFYASEPEIAGRSTFNARCERKEANSPILGCYSLGRIYIFNVTSDQLDGIQAVTAAHEMLHAAYDRLSQSEKDRLKPLLEAAYQRVKTTELETRMAYYNKNEPGQGVNELHSILGTEFTNLGGELERYYERYFTNRASLVALHSSVQSVFTSLSNKADSLLKQANALADTINTATKKYNLAVAQLNEDVAAFNARAQRSGGFNDQAELDSARSALIARSDVLDATRQQIKADITTYDSLVAQLKIVSAETISLNKSIDSTLSETPAL from the coding sequence ATGTCGACGACGAGAAGTAGGCCAACTACCATTACACGTTGGCTTATCGGGTTTATTTCGCTCGGCATTGCCGGGTGGCTATGGCTAAATCACCAGTACGTCATCGACCTGATTCACTACAACCAGTACACACCGAGTGCCGCAGTTGAGTCGGTCGCCAGTAAGGCTCGACTGACCGGTGATGGAAAGTTCCTATTTTACGCCAGTGAACCTGAAATCGCCGGCAGGAGCACCTTCAACGCCCGCTGCGAGCGAAAAGAAGCTAACAGCCCTATCCTTGGCTGTTATTCGCTGGGACGTATCTATATCTTCAACGTGACGAGTGACCAACTCGACGGCATTCAGGCGGTGACAGCGGCTCACGAAATGCTCCATGCCGCCTACGATCGCCTATCACAGAGCGAGAAAGACCGATTGAAGCCGCTACTGGAGGCGGCGTATCAACGGGTCAAAACGACCGAACTTGAGACGCGGATGGCGTATTATAATAAAAACGAGCCAGGCCAAGGTGTAAATGAGCTACACTCGATCCTAGGGACAGAGTTTACCAACCTGGGCGGAGAATTGGAGCGGTATTATGAGCGTTACTTTACGAATCGTGCCTCGCTGGTGGCGCTCCATTCATCGGTACAATCGGTGTTTACCTCTTTATCTAACAAGGCTGATAGTCTTTTAAAGCAGGCTAACGCACTGGCGGATACGATCAATACGGCGACAAAAAAATACAATCTAGCCGTGGCGCAGCTCAATGAGGACGTGGCAGCGTTTAATGCCCGTGCCCAGCGATCGGGCGGATTCAACGACCAAGCGGAGCTTGACAGCGCTCGTTCGGCACTTATCGCGCGCAGTGATGTGCTGGATGCAACGCGCCAGCAGATCAAAGCGGACATTACAACCTATGATTCTTTAGTGGCGCAGCTGAAGATCGTGAGTGCGGAAACGATTTCGCTCAATAAGAGTATCGATAGTACACTCTCAGAAACACCTGCGTTATAG
- a CDS encoding PilT protein (RAAC3_TM7_1_801), giving the protein MKEMTFILVLIIALELQYILWRNRRPLPTRKTATKPVFVDTSALMDGRIVTAAQTGFISGHLIVPRSVVAELQLLADGGDADKRSRARRGLDVINELQNIAFTKVEILHDDEILGSGGVDSRLIELAKKHDGMICTIDFNLSKVAKVEGIAVLNINELAQSLRMAFLPGEKLSLELVQKGQEAKQAVGYLADGTMVVVEQAADSIGKTVEIEIIRSLQTAAGRMMFARKVKNGVTSRPTRTTKPKGTTPRTERKAKRPASAEESILRLVNDQDDVV; this is encoded by the coding sequence ATGAAAGAAATGACATTTATCCTGGTGTTGATTATTGCACTAGAACTTCAATACATACTATGGCGTAATCGGCGCCCGCTGCCTACACGAAAAACTGCTACAAAGCCGGTCTTTGTCGACACCTCGGCGTTGATGGATGGACGTATCGTGACCGCAGCTCAGACCGGCTTTATCAGCGGCCACTTGATCGTACCGCGTAGTGTCGTTGCTGAACTTCAGCTGCTCGCCGATGGGGGTGATGCCGACAAACGTAGTCGCGCACGTCGTGGACTCGATGTCATAAATGAGCTACAGAATATCGCCTTTACTAAGGTGGAAATTTTACACGATGATGAGATCCTCGGGTCGGGTGGCGTCGATAGTCGTTTAATCGAGCTGGCAAAAAAGCACGACGGTATGATCTGTACGATTGATTTCAACCTCAGTAAGGTTGCCAAGGTTGAGGGTATCGCCGTCTTAAATATCAACGAGCTCGCTCAAAGCTTACGCATGGCATTTTTACCTGGAGAAAAGCTTTCACTCGAACTTGTGCAAAAAGGGCAGGAAGCGAAGCAGGCGGTCGGATACTTGGCGGATGGCACGATGGTAGTGGTTGAGCAAGCAGCCGACAGTATCGGCAAGACGGTTGAAATCGAGATTATACGTAGCCTACAAACGGCCGCCGGCCGGATGATGTTTGCCCGAAAAGTAAAGAATGGCGTAACGTCACGGCCTACTCGGACCACTAAGCCGAAAGGCACTACTCCACGTACTGAACGAAAGGCGAAGCGTCCGGCGTCGGCTGAAGAAAGTATTTTACGTCTGGTTAACGACCAGGACGATGTTGTCTAA